TCTTTCCGGGGTTGACGCTGTCGAGGAGGAACAGCGCGAACGACGTTACTGCCAGCACCACGACGGGCGCGAGTGCGATCCACGTGCCGGCGTCGGTCACCATCAGAGACCACCTCCGAGTTCGGCGAGCGGGTCAACTGCGTCTTGAATCATGGTAAAGAAGATGTCGGGATCGACACCCAGCAGGATGATGAGGCCGATCAGTACGAACAGCGGCACGACGTCGTGCAGCGGCGCGCGTGTGACCTCGTAGTCGGTTGCGAGTCGGTACTCGCCGAACAGCGTGCGCTGCATCGCAAACAGCAGGTAGCCCGCAACGATCACGATGCCGAACATCGCGACCGCTGTGAAGATCGGCGCGCTCGGGAGCACCGTCGACTGGAACGCCCCGAGGAAGATCATGAACTCCCCGGCGAACCCGGCCATCAGCGGCAGGCCCATGTAGCCGAACGCGGCTGCGATCAGGATTCCGACGGCGATCGGCATCCGGTCGGCCATCCCCGAGATGTCCCCGACCATACGCGTGTGCGTGGCGTTGTAGATCACGCCGACGGCCATGAACATCAGCCCCGAGATCAGCCCGTGGGCGACCATCTGGAAGGTTGCCCCGCCGATCCCGTAGACGGTGAAGGCGACCAGCCCGAGGATGACGTAGCCCATCGAGGAGATCGAGGAATAGGCGACGATCCGTTTCAGGTCCTGTTGGGCCAGCGCGAGCATCGCGCCGTAGATGACGCTGAAGACGCCGAGCGCGGCGATCGGGACGGCCAGCGCGGCGGCGACGTCGTACAGCATCGTGAAGTTAAAGCGCAACAGCGCGTAGGTCCCCATTTTCAGGAGCACGCCAGCGAGCAGCACGGAGACGGGCGTGGGGGCCTCGACGTGAGCGTCCGGCAGCCACGTGTGGACCGGGAAGATCGGCACCTTCACCGCGAACCCGAAGAAGATCGCGACGAAGCAGAGCAGTGCCACCGTATCGGGACCGAGCCCTGCGACGCCGGAGAGTTCGCCGTTGTGGAGCGCCTGGGTGATCTCGGCCATGCCGAAACTCGTCACCGAGTCCCCGAGCGCGAACACCAGCGTGATGAAGCCGATGAACATCACCAGCGAGGCGACGTTCGTGTAGACGAAGAACTTGATCGCGGCGTACTTCCGACGGGGGCCGCCCCAGACGCCGATCAGCAGGTACATCGGGATCAGGACGGCCTCCCAGAAGACGAACCAGACGAAGAAATCGAGCGTCGAGAAGACGCCGATGAGGCTCGCCTCCATGAACAACACCAGCCCGTAGAACTGCGAGATCCGCTCTTGAATGGGCGTCCACGCGCTCATGATCGCGAGCGGAACGAGGACGGTCGTAAGTACCAACAGCGGGAAACTCACGCCGTCGAGGCCGACGTGCCAGTTGATCGCGTAGGGATCGAGAGCGATCCACTGGGCTTGGGTTTCGAACGCGACGGTGCTGCCTTCGAGCAGGGCGTTCCCGCTCGCGTCGAAGCGCGTCCACATGTAGAGGCTGCCCGCGAGCGGAAGCAGGCTTAGGACGAACGCGACCTGCGGTGCGTACGCCTCCGGGATGAGGAAGACGACGAGCGCCGCGACGAGCGTGACTGCGATGAGTGC
The DNA window shown above is from Halalkalicoccus jeotgali B3 and carries:
- a CDS encoding complex I subunit 4 family protein; its protein translation is MLIEALIAVTLVAALVVFLIPEAYAPQVAFVLSLLPLAGSLYMWTRFDASGNALLEGSTVAFETQAQWIALDPYAINWHVGLDGVSFPLLVLTTVLVPLAIMSAWTPIQERISQFYGLVLFMEASLIGVFSTLDFFVWFVFWEAVLIPMYLLIGVWGGPRRKYAAIKFFVYTNVASLVMFIGFITLVFALGDSVTSFGMAEITQALHNGELSGVAGLGPDTVALLCFVAIFFGFAVKVPIFPVHTWLPDAHVEAPTPVSVLLAGVLLKMGTYALLRFNFTMLYDVAAALAVPIAALGVFSVIYGAMLALAQQDLKRIVAYSSISSMGYVILGLVAFTVYGIGGATFQMVAHGLISGLMFMAVGVIYNATHTRMVGDISGMADRMPIAVGILIAAAFGYMGLPLMAGFAGEFMIFLGAFQSTVLPSAPIFTAVAMFGIVIVAGYLLFAMQRTLFGEYRLATDYEVTRAPLHDVVPLFVLIGLIILLGVDPDIFFTMIQDAVDPLAELGGGL